A genomic segment from Actinoplanes sichuanensis encodes:
- a CDS encoding serine/threonine-protein kinase, with protein MHEVWPDSGVLLASRYRLVTLLETGGMAQVWRATDELLDRPVAVKLPAGDTRAAHMAWREARLAARLSHPGIAAVHDYREAVRPDGSVAPFVVMELLSGETVAARLCDADGPVPWGEAVSIGAAVAEALAAAHAAGVVHRDIKPGNVMLCPGGVKLLDFGISAAAGEADDDDTGVSFGTPAYAAPERLDGKPAEPATDLYGLGVLLFEMVTGDPPYDVNTWEELAAAQAHGPTPLPETLPARLRELILRCLDDNPTKRPTAAQARRALTRLVPSAPARLTIPLPKPPPTGQAKVLPPQPRVTSAGARRVAFGAALAGVAAIFVALVYAANAPEEPVEFAAPPASSPATARTESLVPKETVEPTASTPPPPSPPEPTTITPTDPVLTVEAALTRVQDTVEQGRQTGDIRPDVALDFQNLLRLIDPTDDSVTDQVDELLGKVRQRLNEGGLTPDQAALLRQRLTDLRTASTP; from the coding sequence ATGCACGAAGTTTGGCCGGACTCGGGAGTGCTGCTCGCCTCGCGGTACCGCCTCGTCACGCTCCTCGAGACAGGCGGCATGGCGCAGGTCTGGCGGGCCACCGACGAGCTGCTGGACCGGCCGGTCGCGGTCAAGTTGCCGGCCGGTGACACCCGGGCCGCACACATGGCGTGGCGCGAGGCACGGCTCGCGGCGCGACTCTCCCATCCCGGCATCGCCGCAGTTCACGACTACCGTGAGGCGGTCCGGCCGGACGGCTCGGTCGCCCCGTTCGTGGTGATGGAGCTGTTGAGCGGAGAGACCGTCGCGGCCCGGCTCTGCGACGCCGACGGCCCGGTGCCGTGGGGCGAGGCGGTGTCGATCGGGGCCGCGGTCGCCGAGGCACTGGCCGCCGCGCACGCCGCCGGGGTGGTGCACCGCGACATCAAGCCCGGCAACGTGATGCTGTGTCCGGGCGGGGTCAAACTCCTCGACTTCGGGATCAGCGCCGCCGCCGGTGAGGCCGACGACGACGACACCGGGGTCAGTTTCGGCACCCCCGCCTACGCCGCGCCGGAGCGCCTGGACGGCAAGCCCGCCGAGCCGGCCACCGATCTGTACGGGTTGGGTGTCCTGCTGTTCGAGATGGTGACCGGCGATCCGCCCTACGACGTGAACACCTGGGAGGAGCTGGCCGCCGCACAGGCGCACGGCCCCACCCCGCTCCCGGAGACCCTGCCGGCCCGGCTGCGCGAGCTGATCCTCAGGTGCCTGGACGACAATCCGACCAAGCGCCCGACCGCCGCCCAGGCCCGCCGCGCCCTGACCCGGCTGGTCCCGTCGGCCCCGGCCCGCCTGACGATCCCGCTGCCCAAGCCCCCACCGACCGGTCAGGCCAAGGTGTTGCCGCCCCAACCGCGGGTCACCTCCGCCGGCGCCCGGCGGGTCGCCTTCGGAGCCGCCCTGGCCGGTGTGGCGGCGATCTTCGTGGCGCTCGTCTACGCCGCCAACGCCCCCGAGGAGCCGGTCGAGTTCGCCGCGCCACCGGCGTCGTCCCCGGCGACGGCGCGGACCGAGTCGCTGGTCCCGAAGGAGACGGTCGAGCCCACCGCGTCGACTCCCCCGCCACCGTCCCCACCGGAGCCGACGACGATCACCCCCACCGACCCGGTCCTGACCGTGGAGGCCGCCCTGACCCGGGTCCAGGACACCGTCGAACAGGGTCGGCAGACCGGCGACATCCGCCCGGACGTGGCCCTGGACTTCCAGAACCTTCTGCGCCTCATCGACCCCACCGACGACAGCGTCACCGATCAGGTCGACGAATTGCTGGGCAAGGTCCGCCAGCGCCTCAACGAGGGCGGTCTGACCCCCGACCAGGCAGCCCTGCTACGCCAGCGTCTGACCGACCTCCGCACCGCCTCCACCCCCTGA
- a CDS encoding GlxA family transcriptional regulator → MRVHRIAVLVLPGAAPLDVGISAQIFAPKHGLPYELLHCSLAAGPVTGRDGLGYVVEHGPEALDEADTVIVPGYRTPLRPLDPRILDGLRDAAFRGARMVSICTGAFALAAAGILDDRRATTHWSMAPVLAREYPKVTVDPRVLFVDEGQVLTSAGVAAGIDLCLHLIRRDHGVQASNAVARRIVAAPYRSGGQSQFVPRTVPEPLGEVFAATREWALHRLGEPIGVSDLARHAGVSTRTFGRRFVEDTGYTPMHWILRARIDLARSLLEASALSVEQIAAETGLGTGANLRLHFQRILDMTPTEYRKAFGGKLAGSGGVVPAARLRTEEELRA, encoded by the coding sequence GTGAGAGTTCACCGCATCGCGGTCCTGGTGCTGCCGGGTGCCGCGCCTCTGGACGTCGGGATCAGCGCGCAGATCTTCGCCCCGAAGCACGGTCTGCCCTACGAGTTGCTCCACTGTTCGCTGGCGGCCGGGCCGGTCACGGGGCGGGACGGGCTGGGCTACGTGGTGGAGCACGGCCCGGAGGCGCTGGACGAGGCGGACACCGTGATCGTGCCCGGTTACCGCACTCCGCTGCGGCCACTGGACCCGCGGATCCTGGACGGGCTGCGGGACGCGGCGTTCCGTGGCGCGCGGATGGTGTCGATCTGCACCGGCGCGTTCGCGCTGGCCGCGGCCGGGATCCTGGACGACCGGCGAGCGACGACACACTGGTCGATGGCTCCGGTGCTGGCCCGGGAGTACCCGAAGGTCACCGTGGATCCGCGGGTGCTGTTCGTCGACGAGGGACAGGTGCTGACGTCGGCCGGGGTGGCCGCCGGGATCGACCTGTGTCTGCACCTGATCCGCCGTGATCACGGGGTGCAGGCGTCGAACGCGGTGGCGCGGCGGATCGTGGCCGCCCCGTACCGCAGTGGTGGCCAGTCGCAGTTCGTGCCCCGTACCGTGCCGGAGCCGTTGGGTGAGGTGTTCGCGGCGACCCGGGAGTGGGCGCTGCATCGACTGGGCGAGCCGATCGGGGTGTCCGACCTGGCCCGGCACGCGGGGGTGTCGACGCGCACGTTCGGCCGGCGGTTCGTGGAGGACACCGGGTACACGCCGATGCACTGGATCCTGCGGGCGCGGATCGATCTGGCGCGGTCTCTTCTCGAAGCGAGCGCGTTGAGCGTGGAGCAGATCGCCGCGGAGACGGGGCTGGGCACCGGCGCGAACCTGCGGCTGCACTTCCAGCGGATCCTGGACATGACGCCGACCGAGTACCGAAAGGCGTTTGGCGGAAAGCTTGCGGGATCCGGCGGTGTTGTGCCTGCCGCGCGCCTTAGAACCGAAGAAGAATTGAGGGCATGA
- the gap gene encoding type I glyceraldehyde-3-phosphate dehydrogenase: protein MRAAINGFGRIGRNVLRAVAGRNDGIEIVAINDLTDARTLAHLLRYDSTLGRFPGTVEAADDHLIVNGHKIAVTAEADPSRLPWQDVDVAIESTGRFTAGAGVHVTRKVLVTAPAKGADVTIAYGLNHDAYDPSSHRVVSNASCTTNALAPIASVLDDLAGIEAGSMTTVHAYTQEQNLQDGPHRDLRRARAAGVNIAPTTTGAATAIGAVLPRLNGRLSGYSVRVPVPVGSLVELNALVSRDVTGDEINAAFASAAAGPLRGVLEYATDPLVSSDITGNPASSVFDSLLTAANGRLVKVVAWYDNEWGFANRVVDTLTLLAR, encoded by the coding sequence ATGAGAGCTGCTATCAATGGCTTCGGCCGTATCGGGCGAAATGTCCTCCGCGCCGTCGCGGGACGAAACGACGGCATCGAGATCGTCGCGATCAACGACCTGACCGACGCCCGGACTCTCGCCCACCTGCTCCGCTACGACAGCACCCTGGGCCGCTTCCCGGGCACCGTCGAGGCAGCCGATGATCATCTGATCGTCAACGGTCACAAGATCGCCGTGACCGCCGAGGCCGACCCGTCCCGGCTCCCCTGGCAGGACGTCGACGTCGCCATCGAGTCGACCGGCCGGTTCACCGCCGGCGCGGGCGTGCACGTCACCCGGAAGGTCCTGGTCACGGCTCCGGCGAAAGGCGCCGACGTGACCATCGCGTACGGCCTGAACCACGACGCGTACGACCCTTCGAGCCATCGCGTCGTCTCCAACGCCTCCTGCACCACGAACGCGCTGGCGCCGATCGCCTCGGTGCTCGACGACCTGGCCGGCATCGAGGCCGGTTCGATGACCACGGTGCACGCCTACACGCAGGAGCAGAACCTGCAGGACGGCCCGCACCGCGACCTGCGCCGGGCCCGGGCCGCGGGCGTCAACATCGCCCCGACGACGACCGGCGCGGCCACCGCGATCGGCGCGGTCCTGCCCCGGCTGAACGGCAGGCTGTCCGGATACTCGGTGCGGGTGCCGGTCCCGGTCGGCTCACTCGTCGAGCTGAACGCCCTGGTCAGCCGGGACGTGACGGGCGACGAGATCAACGCGGCGTTCGCGTCGGCGGCGGCCGGACCGCTGCGCGGGGTATTGGAGTACGCCACCGACCCGCTGGTGTCGTCGGACATCACCGGCAACCCGGCGTCGTCGGTCTTCGACTCGCTACTGACCGCCGCGAACGGCCGGCTGGTGAAGGTCGTGGCCTGGTACGACAACGAGTGGGGCTTCGCGAACCGGGTCGTCGACACATTGACGCTCCTGGCCCGTTAA
- a CDS encoding diguanylate cyclase domain-containing protein has product MPPAVRGGSWRDPVLITVAVTAVLVVGAFLSDVGSPRAQMIACWIACPILDLALFHLSRQVCRVPDLPSHARRFWTSVAVGGLLFMIGDLVELYTLVADPGIQRITFHPVQSATMMLGVVVMMIGLLSTQRVTRSRRERIRLVLDTTILMSASAVVAWCLMTRPGMAAAGPENFFLALFGCGVVLCAIFVAVRSGLTGMSPMSRVAAVPMVIAPIGLAVSSVLLPSGSVPNTGVQMAAILVPCFLVLAGPRLQFLHGVRGLDGREWFNRRRRYSVLPYTGTLVCAVALVFVLASRGLGVSAWGALAGLLVNVGVVIARQVLALADNDSLVGEICHREQRLTGLLEHSSEIISIAGPDGGFTYASPAVERILGFTPAEVLGRCSLEILHRDDRARLGAELDEVYATPGAEMTFQGRYRHADGSWRWLEVVAVNLMEEPGIGGVVCNSRDVTESRELHERLRYQAGHDDLTGLANRREFTAAMDGCPGDATVLLIDLNGFKHINDTYGHAAGDAVLRHVADLLRACTGPGDVPARLGGDEFAVLTGGDRPAAERMVERLRAAIAEPVRIDGRDLRVGASIGLATGPAGVGDHLLNAADLLMYEEKQRSRTLTS; this is encoded by the coding sequence ATGCCACCAGCGGTGCGCGGCGGCTCGTGGCGCGATCCGGTGCTGATCACGGTGGCGGTGACCGCCGTACTCGTGGTCGGGGCCTTTCTGTCGGACGTGGGTTCGCCCCGCGCCCAGATGATCGCGTGCTGGATCGCCTGCCCGATCCTGGACCTCGCACTGTTCCACCTGTCCCGCCAGGTGTGCCGGGTGCCCGACCTGCCGTCGCACGCCCGCCGCTTCTGGACCTCGGTCGCGGTGGGCGGGCTGCTGTTCATGATCGGCGACCTGGTGGAGTTGTACACGCTCGTCGCCGATCCGGGCATTCAGCGGATCACGTTCCATCCGGTGCAGTCGGCGACGATGATGCTCGGCGTGGTGGTGATGATGATCGGCCTGCTGTCGACGCAGCGGGTGACCCGGTCCCGCCGCGAGCGGATCCGCCTGGTGCTGGACACGACGATCCTGATGTCCGCGTCGGCCGTGGTGGCCTGGTGCCTGATGACCCGGCCGGGGATGGCCGCGGCCGGGCCGGAGAACTTCTTCCTCGCGCTGTTCGGCTGCGGCGTGGTGCTCTGCGCGATCTTCGTGGCGGTCCGGTCCGGGCTGACCGGGATGTCGCCGATGAGCCGGGTCGCGGCCGTCCCGATGGTGATCGCCCCGATCGGTCTCGCGGTGTCGAGTGTGCTGCTGCCCAGTGGGAGTGTGCCGAACACGGGCGTGCAGATGGCGGCGATCCTCGTCCCGTGTTTCCTGGTGCTGGCCGGCCCGCGGCTGCAGTTCCTGCACGGGGTGCGGGGGCTGGACGGGCGGGAGTGGTTCAACCGGCGCCGCCGGTACAGCGTGTTGCCGTACACCGGCACCCTGGTCTGCGCGGTCGCCCTGGTCTTCGTGCTGGCCTCTCGGGGGCTGGGCGTGTCGGCGTGGGGTGCGCTGGCCGGGCTGCTCGTCAATGTGGGCGTGGTGATCGCCCGGCAGGTGCTGGCGCTGGCCGACAACGACTCCCTGGTCGGCGAGATCTGCCATCGTGAGCAGCGTCTGACGGGCCTGCTTGAGCACTCCTCGGAGATCATCTCGATCGCCGGACCGGACGGCGGTTTCACCTACGCCAGCCCGGCGGTGGAGCGGATTCTCGGTTTCACCCCGGCCGAGGTGCTCGGCCGGTGCTCGCTGGAGATCCTGCATCGCGACGACCGGGCCCGGCTCGGCGCCGAACTCGACGAGGTGTACGCGACCCCCGGCGCCGAGATGACCTTTCAGGGCCGCTACCGGCACGCCGACGGATCGTGGCGCTGGCTGGAGGTGGTGGCGGTGAACCTGATGGAGGAACCCGGCATCGGCGGCGTGGTGTGCAACTCGCGGGATGTCACCGAGTCCCGGGAGTTGCACGAGCGGCTGCGCTACCAGGCCGGGCACGACGACCTGACCGGGCTGGCGAACCGGCGCGAGTTCACCGCGGCGATGGACGGGTGCCCGGGTGACGCCACCGTGCTCCTGATCGACCTCAACGGCTTCAAGCACATCAACGACACGTACGGCCACGCCGCCGGAGACGCGGTGCTGCGACACGTGGCGGACCTGCTGCGGGCCTGCACCGGCCCGGGCGACGTGCCGGCCCGGCTGGGCGGCGACGAGTTCGCGGTGCTGACCGGCGGCGATCGGCCCGCCGCCGAGCGCATGGTGGAACGACTCCGGGCGGCGATCGCCGAACCGGTCCGGATCGACGGCCGGGACCTGCGGGTGGGCGCCAGCATCGGCCTGGCGACCGGTCCGGCCGGTGTCGGCGACCATCTGCTGAACGCCGCCGACCTGCTGATGTACGAGGAGAAGCAGCGCAGCCGGACGTTGACGTCATGA
- a CDS encoding LacI family DNA-binding transcriptional regulator: MNQDRSRSTGRPTLEEVAARAGVGRGTVSRVVNGSAQVSPKAREAVQEAIDALGYVPNRAARALVTQRTDSIALVIFESGERFFAEPFFGRIVQSISSVLVARNLQMVLMIAQAPEERRQLEGYLTRQHVDGALLLSLHGDDPLPAMLEERGVPTVRAGRPYHPEPVSFVDADNRAGARAAVAYLRDQGRRCIATITGPLDMAVGIARYDGYRDVVGEGPAARGDFGELSGAAAMEWLLQQYPQIDAVFAASDMMAAGALRVLRRAGRRVPQDVAVVGFDDSVVARHTDPPLTSVYQPIEQMGQEMVRLLLSKIDGDEPADFETVLPTRLILRGSA; encoded by the coding sequence ATGAATCAAGATCGGAGCCGCTCCACCGGGCGGCCGACTCTGGAAGAGGTCGCGGCCAGGGCCGGTGTCGGCCGTGGCACCGTGTCCCGAGTCGTGAACGGGTCGGCCCAGGTCAGTCCCAAAGCGCGGGAAGCCGTCCAAGAGGCGATCGACGCCCTGGGCTACGTCCCCAACCGGGCGGCCCGTGCGCTCGTCACTCAGCGAACCGATTCGATAGCCCTCGTGATCTTCGAATCCGGCGAGCGCTTCTTCGCCGAACCCTTCTTCGGCCGCATCGTGCAGTCCATCTCGTCGGTGCTGGTCGCCCGCAACCTGCAGATGGTCCTGATGATCGCGCAGGCCCCCGAGGAACGCCGTCAGCTCGAAGGCTACCTCACCCGCCAGCACGTCGACGGTGCTCTACTGCTCTCCCTGCACGGTGACGACCCGCTCCCGGCCATGCTCGAGGAACGCGGCGTGCCCACCGTGCGGGCCGGGCGCCCCTACCACCCGGAGCCGGTCAGCTTCGTCGACGCCGACAACCGGGCCGGTGCCCGCGCCGCCGTCGCCTACCTCCGCGACCAGGGCCGCCGCTGCATCGCCACGATCACCGGCCCGCTCGACATGGCCGTCGGTATCGCCCGCTACGACGGCTACCGCGACGTCGTCGGCGAGGGCCCGGCCGCCCGCGGCGACTTCGGCGAACTCTCCGGCGCCGCCGCCATGGAGTGGCTCCTCCAGCAGTACCCGCAGATCGACGCGGTCTTCGCCGCCTCCGACATGATGGCCGCGGGCGCGTTGCGCGTGCTGCGCCGCGCGGGCCGCCGTGTACCCCAGGACGTCGCCGTCGTCGGCTTCGACGACTCCGTCGTGGCCCGGCACACCGACCCGCCGCTGACCAGCGTCTACCAGCCGATCGAGCAGATGGGCCAGGAGATGGTCCGCCTCCTGCTCTCCAAGATCGACGGCGACGAGCCGGCCGACTTCGAAACGGTCCTGCCCACCCGCCTGATCCTGCGCGGTTCCGCTTAA
- a CDS encoding LacI family DNA-binding transcriptional regulator: MAVTLADVARLAGVSPATVSRVINDSAKKVNEDLRERVLAAVRQLHYVPNAHAQNVARPRKSAVGVIVHDVSDPYFAEITRGLQRQAGAHDRLLVICNSYREPERELAYVGLLRAQQVHALILAGSGYHDDEFTERLNGELTAYQQAGGRVAVIGRHRLVGTAVLPGNEAGAHELGLRILELGHREIGVIAGPRYLTTTTDRLTGFRRAFADTGLELPPSRLIYSDFTRDGGAAAAGTLMDAQPGLTALITLNDSMAVGAMATLRERGIRVPDDVSVTGFDDMPIARDVTPALTTVRLPLVEMGERAMALALDDDHVPHSEPADATLAWRASCVPPPR, encoded by the coding sequence ATGGCGGTCACCCTGGCGGATGTTGCCCGGCTCGCCGGGGTTTCCCCGGCGACCGTCTCCCGCGTCATCAACGACAGTGCGAAAAAGGTCAACGAGGACCTGCGGGAGCGGGTCCTCGCGGCGGTGCGGCAGCTGCACTACGTACCGAACGCGCACGCGCAGAATGTGGCGCGTCCCCGCAAGTCGGCGGTCGGTGTGATCGTCCATGACGTCTCCGACCCGTATTTCGCCGAGATCACCCGTGGCCTGCAACGACAGGCGGGGGCACACGACCGGCTCCTGGTGATCTGCAACAGCTACCGGGAGCCGGAGCGGGAGCTGGCCTACGTCGGCCTGCTGCGCGCCCAGCAGGTGCACGCGCTGATCCTGGCCGGGTCCGGCTACCACGACGACGAGTTCACCGAGCGGCTCAACGGGGAGCTGACGGCGTATCAGCAGGCCGGTGGGCGGGTCGCGGTGATCGGCCGGCACCGCCTGGTCGGCACCGCGGTCCTGCCCGGCAACGAGGCCGGCGCCCACGAGCTGGGCCTGCGCATCCTCGAGCTCGGTCACCGCGAGATCGGCGTGATCGCCGGCCCGCGCTACCTGACCACGACGACCGACCGACTGACCGGCTTCCGCCGCGCGTTCGCCGACACCGGCCTCGAGCTCCCGCCGTCTCGCCTGATCTACTCCGACTTCACCCGCGACGGTGGCGCCGCCGCGGCCGGCACCCTGATGGACGCCCAACCCGGCCTGACCGCGTTGATCACGCTCAACGACTCGATGGCGGTCGGCGCGATGGCCACGCTGCGTGAGCGCGGCATCCGCGTCCCCGACGACGTCTCGGTCACCGGTTTCGACGACATGCCGATCGCCCGCGACGTCACTCCCGCCCTGACGACGGTTCGGTTGCCGCTGGTCGAGATGGGCGAGCGGGCGATGGCCCTGGCTCTCGACGACGACCACGTCCCGCATTCCGAGCCGGCCGACGCGACCCTGGCCTGGCGCGCCTCATGCGTCCCGCCACCCCGCTGA